The genomic DNA ACAGTCTAGTTCAGGTGTGCGTACTTTACGCTaccatcggcggcggtgtaTTCCATCTTGAAGCGGTCGAGCGAGATTTTGAGTTCATCCTCAGCAAGTTCATAACCCTATGAACCATCGTCAGTCTCAACGTCGTCAGGTCGCAAGTCTCTGGTTCGATTTGAGTGGTGTGATGGCGCAGGCATGATTTGCCATTGTTCAAGGGGGACTCAAAGGAGTGATGGGGGGCGCCGTACACGATCCGCAGCCATCTCGTGGGCCGTCCGCCAGGCTCGCCACAGCCTGGTAACCTCCTTGTTGACATCCTTTTGGTCCGACATCGTTGCGACGGGCGCGTATTGTTCGGTAAAACTCGTAAGGTGGCgtccgagaagaagagagcgtcgccgtcgaaTAAGATGGGCGGGCTATTCGAGATGAAGGCGCGGGTGATGGATGGGTATCGCGACGACGGGACGTTCGAGATCGAAAAAAGATTGGCGTCGCAAAACGGGTAAGCCAAAAAGTTCTGGCGGCGGGTTCAGCCTTGCAGCCAGAGCAAAAGTTTGAGTGGGGCACTTGAGCATCAAGTGGTGCTGCTGTTTGTTCAACCCCAGCCAGATTGGACGGGATTCTGGAATAACCGCCGGGATGGTTAATCCGAGACTGGCACAGCCGGAAGAACCTCACGGTGTCCGTGTTGCTGTCTGAGAGAAACAGTACGTACCTTACTGATTGACAGACCCCCTGGCAGCAACCGGGTGGCAGGTGCACAAACCACTCAGGTCGGTCCAGGTCGACAGTAGGTACACTATCAAGGGTCCAGAGTCACAATGGGCGCACGTGCCACTGCGTGGACTTGAACCCCACAGCCAAATCCAGGATGGCAGGTGGCCTTACCTCCTGGAGAAAGGTACCTGCCACGGAACCCAAAAGAGTGAATTTCAACAAAAATTGGGGGATCTTTTAACGAAAAGTTCACCTTCTGCGCGGTCCTCCTTAGTTCCccatctccctccctctccttcacCACTACCCTAGCTGCCCGCTCCCACCCACGGCAGTGCGCGCCAACCTCTGCTTTGTCTAATTGACTGCTGTTCTTTTGCACCAGCAGACAAGCTTCGCCATATTCACAATGGCCGACACCAAGCAGGCACCTGCTGCGGCAGCAGACACCAAGACCGAGACCAAGACTGAGACCAAGACCCGTCCTACCTTGCCTGATGAGGCCGAATACCAGAAGAAGCTGAAGGTTGCCGAGAAGGAGCATAAGGATGCTCTCGATCAGCTGGTAAGTCGAATCGTCAATCCAATTGGCGACTTGCGGCACGTTTCCCTGGACGGCCGGAACCGCGGAAAGAAATGACACATCTCAATTGGATCGCAAACCGCTTACACGGATATCTACCCAGAacgccatcaaggccaagaTCGATATCGCCATGCccaacaagaacaaggagCAACAGTCCCCCACTCAGAAGCGCCGCGCCGAGCTCATTGCCCAGGCCAACGAGATTCGTCAGAAGCAGGGCGCCGGCAAGAACGCCCGTACCTCCAAGCTTGACCAGATCAAGCGCCTCGACGAGCAGCTCCGCTCCCGCATTGCCGAGCAGAAGACTGCCCGCTCCAAGGTCAACTACAAgagcgtcgaggaggtcgaccgCCAGATCGAGAAGCTCGATTCTCAGGTCAACTCGGGCACCATGAAGATtgtcgacgagaagaaggccctcgccgagatctCTTCTCTCCGCAAGCTGAGGAAGAACTTCTCCCAGTTCGACGACTCGCAGAAGCAGATTGACGACCTTAAGTCCAAGATTAAGGAGATCAAGGACTCGATGGAGGAccccgaggccaaggccatgtCCGAGCAATACAACAAGATccaggccgagctggacgccatcaaggccgagggcgacgaagcCTACAAGAACCTGTCCTCGCTCCGTGACGAGCGTTCGAGGCTCCACAACCTTCAAAACGAGAAGTACCAAGCCGTCAAGACCATTAAGGATGAGTACTGGCAACAGCGCAAGGCCGCCCAGGCCTACGAGCGTGAGGCTCGTGAGAAGGCCCGCGAGAGAAGAAAGGCCGAGCAGGACCGCTACCACAAGGAGCGCAAGAAGGCTGATGCCGAGAAGTTCCTCGCTGATGCCAGCGACCCCGCCTACCTGGAGGAGATTCGTCGCGCCAACAGCCTGCTCCAGTTCCTCGACCCCACCCACAAGGTCGAAAAGGCTCCTCTCCAGGCTGACAGCGGTCTCAGCGCCCAGGCTTCGCGTACCGTTGACGACTCCGGTCTCAAGGGCATGAAGATTGTTTCCAAGAAGGACCGTGATGATGAGCTGTTCCCCGCCGtcaagaaggggaagaagggcaagaagggcggcgcctccgaggagaaggccggcAAGTTCAACTGCCCGCCCTCCGTCGTTGAGGACTGTGCTTTCCTGGGTATCGACCCCCCTATGAGCCAGGCCGACGTtcccgccgtcgccgagaaggtcaaggccaagcTTGAGCACTGGAAGTCTGACCAGGAGGCCCAGACCCAGCGCGTAAGTGTTTCTTTTTACATATACCCTTCCTCCCTTTTCTCCTTACCCCAAAAGATCGACagctgctgttgttgcttgACGCTGACGTGGTTTTCTAGAAcatcgagaaggccaagaagcagctcgagaagctcgaggcggacgaggccaacGGTGTCACCAGTAACGGCGAcgcggtcgaggaggtcaCCAAGGATCTCGAGGAGACCtccgtcgaggagaaggcaTAGTCAGACGACTCGCCGATCCGCCTATTAGTTGACTGTACCCTTGCCCACGTCCCATCGGCCTTTTTGCTAGTCCTGGTCTCCTCTCCCGTTGCGCCCTCAACGGCGATGATGAAAACCACAAACCCAAAAGGTCTCAGAGAGGCGACTGACTCCCTCAATATACGCACACACGAAACCAACACCCTTTGCATAAACCAAGAAAACTCAGATCATGGGGGACGCTTAACCTCTTTATAAAACTATCTGGCCCGTCTTTG from Colletotrichum higginsianum IMI 349063 chromosome 3, whole genome shotgun sequence includes the following:
- a CDS encoding Nuclear segregation protein, with protein sequence MADTKQAPAAAADTKTETKTETKTRPTLPDEAEYQKKLKVAEKEHKDALDQLNAIKAKIDIAMPNKNKEQQSPTQKRRAELIAQANEIRQKQGAGKNARTSKLDQIKRLDEQLRSRIAEQKTARSKVNYKSVEEVDRQIEKLDSQVNSGTMKIVDEKKALAEISSLRKLRKNFSQFDDSQKQIDDLKSKIKEIKDSMEDPEAKAMSEQYNKIQAELDAIKAEGDEAYKNLSSLRDERSRLHNLQNEKYQAVKTIKDEYWQQRKAAQAYEREAREKARERRKAEQDRYHKERKKADAEKFLADASDPAYLEEIRRANSLLQFLDPTHKVEKAPLQADSGLSAQASRTVDDSGLKGMKIVSKKDRDDELFPAVKKGKKGKKGGASEEKAGKFNCPPSVVEDCAFLGIDPPMSQADVPAVAEKVKAKLEHWKSDQEAQTQRNIEKAKKQLEKLEADEANGVTSNGDAVEEVTKDLEETSVEEKA